The Cyclobacterium amurskyense genome contains the following window.
TTTCGTAAAGCGAAAGAACCATGGACTTATTATTTTGAAAAGGATAATGTAGTTATAGATTTACTACCATTTGGTCAAATACAAGAAAATGACACAGAGGATTTTAATAAACGGTATTCAGATTTGCACATCCTAGGTTTTCAAGAAGTGCTGGAATCACCATCTCCTATACAAATAGAAAATAGATGGGTTAGCGTCCCCCCTTTAGCTGGTATGATACTTTTAAAATTAATTGCATGGAGTGATAGGCCAGAAGAAAGAGATAATGATTTAGGAGATATCCTAAAAATAATAACGCATTTCTATGATATAGGATTCGATAAAATTACCGAAGAACATTACGACACGATGATTACCGATGATTTCGATGAGAAAATAATTGCGGCAGAGGTACTAGGTAGAGAGGCAAGGAAATACCTGAAAAAATCGAAACCATTTAATGACCGTATTCAGAAAGTAGTAGCTGAAAATCTTACTGAAGTACACCTTTCAGCTATTGCCAAGGAATGGTCACGGCAATCTGAAGATGATGTAGAATATACATTTAGTTTACTGAAGGCATTTCAAAAAGGAATTACAAAAGGAAACGACTTGAAGAAGCGGCGCAGGTAATTTACTCATTATTATTATCTTTAATGGCATTAAGTGGTTAGCTATCAGTATGTAGCAGCCTCACCATCAAAAAAGGAAATAATGATTGAAATACTTGAAAAATTAAAAAGCATTCTTTCTATTTTTGGAATGAAGCTCGATATGTTTCCTGGAATTCCAATAGCACTAATTCCAATATACTTTTTTGTTAACCATTTTAAAGAGGAAGTCTTGATAATAATTCGTGCAGAAGAGCTAAATGAAAGCGCCCAAACAGTGTTAATTATGATAATAATTTTGATATTGGCCATTACTTTATGGAAAGCATCAGGGTTTTTATTGGATTGGATTTATGATTTACTTTCCCCGCAAAAGAGAAATAAAGAATCCGATTTGAATAGACATATTAAACAGGCAAGAGAAAAGTGGGCAGAAAGAAATCCAATATATAAAAGTGAAAATGTTTCAATTTATGGAGATACAATAAAACTACTTGAAGAGAGTGATCAAAAGGGTTATAATGATGTTAAACTAATATTAGCTGCTTCTAAATTTTTCAGAATATTGGTTATTCCAACTTTAGGGTTATCTATTGTTAACTTTACTTCGAACCAAGTTTCCATTGGAATTATTTTATTGATGTTGGGGATATTATTTTTAATGATTTCATTTTCATTTAGAGCAGAGCAAAGTAGAAAGTTGTATAACTGGTTCATAATGAAAGGGTAAACATGAATGCTTCCGAAAACAATTGCTAAATTATAATACTTGTGCTAAGAAATTCATTGAGTAAGTATAAGATAGGTATTCAATTAAATAGGTTGTCGAAAAATAAAAACGACGCGAAGTCTATGTACTTCGCTTAGTATCATCAGTAGTAAGAATTCACAGAAGTCTAGCATAGTGGAACTTTTAATTTATGAAGTCTAATGGAGAATTATTAACTTAGATAAAGTTTGTTTTCATGATAACTAAGACGCAGCTATTGAATTCTTTAGATCAACTTCCTGAAAATCTAACGTTTGATCAACGGTGGATCATTTGATTTTCATACAGAAAGTAGAAAAGGAGTTGGACGATAGCTCAAATGGGCGAATTCGTTCTAAAGTGGAAGCCAAACAAAAACTGAATCGATGGTTAAGTTAGTTAGGACTGGTTCGGCCATTCTCGATTTAGACAATATTGGTGAATATATCGCAAAGGATTGCATTCGTTTGCATTCGATGAATGCTTGTAAGAGTCTTGGGGAATAGATTGTATTTGCGTAAATCCCTAGAAAATAAAAAGCATATCCGGATGTTATCTACCATTTAGATAAAATGAAAAAAGTAGCCATTGACATTGAGACCAAAATTTGGGCTGAAATAATTAGAGTTCTCCGAAAAGAAGGATGGATAGTAACAGCTAAATATTGGGGATATGATGCTGGGATAGATGCTGATTATTGGTGCCTAAGAAAAGGACTGAGAAAAATAGAATTTGCTTGGTCTAATTGGACTGAGGGTGAAATAAGGGCTAAGGAATCATTGCTAAGTAAAATTGAAGAGAAACATAAAATCAAATTTAAATATGGAGAACCTTCGAACCTAAAGAGGTCTGTAATTGTAACATTTAAGTTACAATCCTTGCCACTTTGGATTCTCAATAGGTTCAATTTCTTAGATAATAAATTATGAGCCAAAAATTACCTACACCACCCTTTAAATTTTTGTTGGTACTAATCGTACTGATACCTATTTCAATTTCAGTTTTTGCACAAAAGAACAAGGTTTTAATAGTGTCTGACACCTGGCCTGAAATGGACGTCCTTGCAAATGGCTTGAAGGAAAATGGGTACATCGTTAGCAAAGCAAATGAAGAAGAGCTTGAATCCGATTTATCCGGTTTTGACTTTGTTTTTATGTATGTTCATGTAACCCATGCACCCAGAACGACACAGGTATTGATTGATTATACCATAAACGGAGGTTCATTGGTTGTCCTGCACCATGGAATTTCCTCTTCCAAAATGAAAAATCCCGAATGGCTTGACTTTTTAGGTATACAATTGTACCCAAGGGATCACCAGGAATACCCATGGAAGGTATTGGCTAATTTGACCTATTCAATGGTGAATTTGAATCCCGGCCATTTTATCACTAGTAATGGGATCGAATATGAAAAAATTACCCCATTTAAATCTGAATACGAAACCATTTACGAGGGTGAATATAGTGCTTTCCAACTCGTCAATACGGAGTTGTTTTTGAACCAACGTTTTACCGATGACCAAAGAACAATTCTCTATGGTTTTAGGACGGAAGATGGATCAAGAGTTCAACCCACTTCAGGCTGGTATTGTCCAAAAGGCAAAGGGATGGTGTTTTATTATCAGGCAGGCCATGAGGAATTAGATTATCAAAACCCGAATTTCCTGCAGGTTATATTGAATACGCTGGAATGGGATCCGAGTTAAAGTTTATCCGTTCCGATTGATTTGTGCCCATCGACAGGCTCAGGGTACAAATCAATCGAGAAATAATCATTCTAAGGGCTGGAAATGCCAAACAGTATTCTTAAAAGTACCCTAAAGTGCATACGGGAAGAAGAATGCATCAATTCAACCTGGGTTAGGAATCCATTTAACTTACTGGCCGTTATCAAACCCTATGTTGGCATTAGCGAAAAAGAGAAGAATGATATCATAAAAATTTCCATTGACAATGTCCTGCAATTCTCACGTAATGATGGAGGCTTTGCGAATTCAGTAAAGGATGAATATGGAACGACAGATGGTTGTTCATAGGCAATAATCACCAGAAACGCTTTGCGCGATTGGGTAGGACTGGAGCCATTAATTATACCAAATACCGATTCTTTTTTAAGGATATTGGGATCGGCTCAAAAGATGTGAGATAAGCCCAGTTTGTTTTAGGTTGAACAGACGCGAGCCTTGGCTATTAAAGGGTCGGCCAAATCTTACTGCAGAATTTCATCTAACTCTTTTAAAGTTTAGATTTCTTTCTTGGATAATTAGCCCGCTATTTTACTAAAACAAAGCCCTGGAAGGGTGATATCTATATAGCCAGGGGTGTGAGCCCCTGGGAAAAACAAAGAGAACAATACGATTTTGGCGGTATTGTTGCTTTTTTTCTGCAACAATGCTGACAAAATCTCTACTAATCGATGATTTATAGTCTGGGTTAAATCCGGCACCTTCCTTTACTTCTTTGTTGTCAAGTTTACAAATGCAGAAAGAAATTTGCCTAGTTGATTTTTCGTATTTTGATCTGTTATTTTGCCTTCGGTATTAACCTTTCCCTTTATGCCTTGGATGAGTAGAGTGGTTTCTTCTACGAAAGTGGCCTGAATGGTTTCCATAATTAACTTCAATTCTTTATGTCCTTTTACACCACTTGCTGATGCCGTTATCAAGCCAACAGGCTTTTCA
Protein-coding sequences here:
- a CDS encoding ThuA domain-containing protein, which encodes MSQKLPTPPFKFLLVLIVLIPISISVFAQKNKVLIVSDTWPEMDVLANGLKENGYIVSKANEEELESDLSGFDFVFMYVHVTHAPRTTQVLIDYTINGGSLVVLHHGISSSKMKNPEWLDFLGIQLYPRDHQEYPWKVLANLTYSMVNLNPGHFITSNGIEYEKITPFKSEYETIYEGEYSAFQLVNTELFLNQRFTDDQRTILYGFRTEDGSRVQPTSGWYCPKGKGMVFYYQAGHEELDYQNPNFLQVILNTLEWDPS